The DNA sequence gttgttgttgttgttgttgttgttgttgcttcgtTTCATCATTCATTTACTAAATTTaagtctgtctgtttatatttatctgcacacacacacacacacacacacacacacacacacacacacacacacacacacacacacactaagaagcttcaagaaatatatatttgttCCCTTCCTGACAATCAGTACAGCCAGTCGTTGTCTCAGAGAAAATGCGAGAACGATCACTTTCCACTTAGAAAAGACGGGCGTATGAAAGTGAAATAAAGTAAGAATGAACTTTTCCTTTATATGTGAAAACCTGgggacttttttttcatctttaccccgccattctttcttttcctttcctctttttctggctcatttttcccttctctcctccgttGTCCATGTAATGAAGGGCACAAGCGTTAAGGAAAGATGCCCCTCTTGATGTTgcctcaccccctcctgcccttcctacccctctgtgctttcctctcctctgatgctgcctcgcctcctcctgctcttctgtGCCTTCCTCTCGCCTGATGCTGACTCGCGTCctgtccctcctttccttttgtgccccctcctctctcctgatGTCACTTCGCCTCTTCCTGGCCCTCCCACCTTCCtgtacctccctctctctctcttcctccccggcaggaaagactgacaaacagacagataggcaggaaaagagaatattttacatctttttttatgtctatctgtccgaaggtgaatctctctctctctctctctctctctctctctctctctctctctctctctctctctctctctctctctctctctctctctctctctctctctctccattatcattatttattgatttattttacatatatattttttgcttacttactactactattactactactactactactactactactactactactactactactactactattactactcgtactactacagCATGTACAGAACTATTGCATTTGGTACACACACTcaatttcatgtgtgtgtgtgtgtgtgtgtgtctgtgtgtgtgtgtgtgagttttcaaatattattattattattattattattatatttgttattattattacaagcaTGGAAATAGTGTTGCCAATGGGGCGAATGGACCCCTAATACAGCATTGccagatgttgttgttgttattattattattattattattattgttattattattattattattattattattatttttattattattattattattattattattattattattattattattattattttatttttattattattattattattattattattataattatattattattgatgatctgtctgtctgtctctttgtatgtatgtatgtgtgcagttcttcttcttcttcttcttcttttttctttttctttttctttttcttttcttttcttttcttcttcttcttcttcttcttcttcttcttctttttcttcttcttcttcttcttcttcttcttcttgtaacataactactactaaatgatatgtatataagtgtgtggtgctttgtctggaccaCCTCCTGTGGGACTGGCAGCCTGGCATATAGATAGACGGATTATTATTACAGCAGTActcctaccatcaccacctgctatttacactcaagtaaacctaaccttcaactttattACTTTTCACTCACAACACTGCAAAGAAAGCAACTCTTGGTAACACCAGCTCCACGTTCATCACAGGGAaaagtacaccaccaccacctcttcttacACAGGTTCGAGAGCAGCTGCTGGACATGACGGAGAAGAAATCCCACGTGTACCTCGGTGGAGTCCAGACCATGCACTACAGAACATTCGAAGACAAGATAGGACTTCCAGGAATGCTGGGCACTGTAGTAGGGGATGTGAAACCCTTctgtgggaggcaggagggatgtgtgacagtgtttgggaggcaggagggatgtgtgacagtgtttgggaggcaggagggatgtgtgacagtgtttgggaggcaggagggatgtgtgacagtatttgggaggcaggagggatgtgtggcactgtttgggaggcaggagggatgtgtggcagtgtttgggaggcaggagggatatGTGACAGcttttgggaggcaggagggatgtgtggcagtgtttgggaggcaggagggatgtgtggcagtgtttgggaggcaggagggatgtgtgacagtgtttgggaggcaggagggatgtgtgacagtgtttgggaggtaggagggatgtgtgacagtgtttgggaggcaggagggatgtgtgacagtgtttgggaggcaggagggatgtgtgacagtgtttgggaggcaggagggatgtgtgacagcaTTTGGAATGTGCAGGCTGGGTGTCGAAAGCTATGGGTTAGAGAGTTTGACCTCCACTGAAGTGTAAGGATGTTGGAACTTGTtagggaaaggatgagaagataataagagaataagagcaggcaaggatggagtgatggagtctgtgacggaagggataagaggtgaatgagagaatTTGAACATGTAAGGatggaaacaaatgaaggatggagtgatggagtgtgtgagggagaggataggaagggaataagaagactTAAACATGcaaggatggaaataaatgaaggatggagtatgtgaaggagacaagatgagagaaagaaaattaaaacattcaaggtggaaacagatagaggatggagtgatggagtgtgtgaggaagaggaagagaacaagggaaGAATCAGAGGGTTGGAGcatggatggaggaaatacaaggacaggaataaacagatggataaataaatagggaaagtaaaggaggccTGGAAAATATGAAACTGTTGAGGAAATGTAGAAGAGCTGGAAAGTACTTGATAGaataatgacattacaaaaaaatattagtgaCGTGACAGATCTGGTGatataaaagaagttgaaaatgaatgaaaatattgatgatgcTATTGTTGATGATGTTTTGATTGTAATGCAGCACAATCTGCCACCAGGAAAGCCTTCAGGTTGTTGAGAAATGAGCCAAGAATCTTCAGGGAGACCGAATCAAACAGTATGGTCAACGCTAACACCTATAGataggttagtagtagtagtagtagtagtagtagtagtagtagtagtagtagtagtaccagaagTAGCAgttattataagtagtagtagtagtagtagtagtagtagcagtagtagtagtagtagtagtagtagtaatagtagtagtagtagtagtagtagtagtagtagcaacagaagtagcagtagtagtagtagttgctgctgctgctgctgctgctgctgctgctgctgctgttgtttacTGACAAAAAACACACGTAAAACAAAAAGTTACAATCTCATTTTTTGTCCAActtgaatagaaataaaaataaagttttgtagcggcctcgctgcacaagactttcttctttctctcacccctattctgtccacctctctaacgcaagagttaaccagtattctcaatcattcatccctttctctggtaaactctggaactccctgccttcttctgtatttccacctttctatgacttgaattccttcaagagggaggtttcaagacacttatccaccaatttttgaccactgctttgacccttttatgggactggcatttcagtgggcatttttttttattagatttttgttgcccttggccagtatccttccttcataaaaaaaaaaaaaaaaaaaaaaaaagatgtgtaataggcataaaacacacacacacacacagggagcaTTCATAACTTTaaagatgaatatgaaaaattaactttaaaaaGATGGAACATATTGTGTGCCTATCTGGGCCAGTACATGGCAATCATTTCTCTCAAAGCTAATTATAATTCAGAATGAAATTTTTCGGAGTAtttatttcatgaaaaaaaaaaaaaaaaaaaattcactcgACAGccaacatttatttttcattaaatattcttaattttcactCTATTCATAATTGTTTTATCTTACTAATGATTTACAAAAGAATAGTTCAAAacactgtttttaagttcatagaAAGTACTCAGCATACTGGAAGTATTAATATAGATTTAGTTTGCCCAACATTCTGAAgttaattatttaaaaaaaaattttattagttttgttCCAAGAACATTTAACACCTTATCtctggatacaaaaaaaaaaaaaagatgaaagaagggaaactatataaatacaaaaaaaaagtaaaaaaatctaTTATCTTTACAAAATACATAATATCAATTGTAActcagtctttttctttatttattgctgTAGATATTGTCactaattactattactaatgtgttatatcaaaagaaaagtataattttGTAAGTTATTATGCTatcaaaagaaaagtataattttataagttattatgctattattattttgttaaaattattattgtttcccacaaatgttccagttatattactcatgtatatgtatgcatgtatatatgtatgtatgtatgtatgtatgtatgtatgtatgtatgtatgtatgtgtgcgtatgtacgtgtatgtatatgtatgtatatatgtatgtatgtatgcttaagtgtatatgtaagtacgagtatatgtatgtgactatgtgtgtgtatatgtatacttgtgtgtgtgtgtgtgtgtgtgtgtgtgtgtgtgtgtgtgtgtgtgtgtgtgtatgtgtgaatatgtgtatgtatgtgtacgcATATAATTAacgttaatttatattttttttgtgtgtgattatgtATATCTTTGAAAACGATCATTCACATCAAAGCGTGATTGATCTGTGTGACAATGGCTCAACTCAAGCAAGTCTGCACGAGCTACGGCTCAACACACTTCGCTACAAAATGCAAATGTTATAttaattcttgtattaatattataaagcaataaacattacttacttacttacttacacacacacacacacacaggaggcagtagacacctgccgaaacgataattactcccagtgaggtctaaagcactgttcagggggtgctgtgaacttatcattaaacccagctgtgacctcactgaacgtttccctttgtgtctcacaaaacaagggggcagtcacagcctgccctctaaagacaactctcttcctccacacaaaactacaagcacctaataacacacacacccttcactcaaaaaattttaaaatcatggcgactcctacaccagcctcggagtccccatctggggaggggaccataaatgtccccaggtcggactgcctttccgtcgacgaccctaagtgtcttgacacccccctcaactttttcttcattaacttctgcaacattcgcggtctaagatctaattttcaatctgtagaacaccacctctcctcttctaaacctcatcttcttttcctcactgaaactcaggtgtctgaggcaactgacagtagccccttttctgttccctcctactttctctatcctcattttcgatccaaagctggatgctgcgtttatgtgcgcaatgacttaacctgctctcgtgcccacgctcttgaatcttccgagttttccaccatctggcttcgactacagagtcattctcatactaaatttatctgtgctgtatacctctctcctaactcctctgactataagaaattctttgactacttaacttccaaagtggagcacattctgaccctcttcccttttgcagagatctccattcttggagacttcaatgttcaccaccagctttggctttcctctcccttcactgaccatcctggtgaactagcctacaactttgctatcctccatgacctagag is a window from the Scylla paramamosain isolate STU-SP2022 chromosome 11, ASM3559412v1, whole genome shotgun sequence genome containing:
- the LOC135104966 gene encoding uncharacterized protein LOC135104966 isoform X1, translating into MTASCSLHHSDCNCQGRCSTRPSPPGSARPGRGSSARSASPASSASGGTRTHSRSPSKPSHRTSGTAASLSVREQLLDMTEKKSHVYLGGVQTMHYRTFEDKIGLPGMLGTVVGDVKPFCGRQEGCVTVFGRQEGCVTVFGRQEGCVTVFGRQEGCVTVFGRQEGCVALFGRQEGCVAVFGRQEGYVTAFGRQEGCVAVFGRQEGCVAVFGRQEGCVTVFGRQEGCVTVFGR